Proteins encoded together in one Vigna angularis cultivar LongXiaoDou No.4 chromosome 5, ASM1680809v1, whole genome shotgun sequence window:
- the LOC108339442 gene encoding protein MAIN-LIKE 1-like, whose translation MLRFSVVFLTDLRCIWRPDMVKTRGGYHGEASSSRSEPSDERRRPTASARRRRVEEYRVNVIDEHDDEEQEELLQHGHGQDDYVEEEDIQQQHDCSQEEHEGEGEDEDEAEDGGFPGGPHDTSLLTHYTQHDRRGIKVVTHGKKLKHFGMYHEAIEPYISMSGLGCLVNLSYEYVDHGLIVALSERWHVETNTFHLPIGEMSVTLDDVMNLLHLPIMGQFCEVEELEYDEARSYIMELLGVDHAKASVEMKQSRGPKVRLNWLHEVYQECIQQERWECAARAYLLHLLGCTIFTNKSATLIRVSYLLLLRDLNACSRYAWGAAALAHTYEQLGDASFSEVRQIAGYSTLLQSWIYEHFPTMGRRQVSERYTELDPHASRYIPRGWVGV comes from the exons ATGCTACGTTTCTCCGTTGTTTTCCTGACAGATCTGAGGTGTATCTGGCGTCCAG ATATGGTTAAAACTAGAGGTGGATATCATGGTGAGGCTTCATCCTCTCGTAGTGAGCCATCAGATGAAAGAAGACGACCTACGGCATCTGCTCGTAGAAGACGAGTAGAAGAATATCGCGTGAACGTTATTGATGAGCATGATGATGAGGAGCAGGAAGAGTTATTACAGCATGGACATGGTCAGGATGATTACGTTGAAGAGGAGGATATTCAGCAGCAGCATGACTGTAGTCAAGAAGAACATGAAGGTGaaggtgaagatgaagatgaagctGAAGATGGTGGATTCCCAGGAGGTCCACATGACACCTCCTTACTTACTCACTATACCCAGCAT GATCGAAGGGGGATAAAGGTTGTCACCCATGGCAAAAAATTGAAGCATTTTGGAATGTATCATGAGGCCATTGAGCCTTATATCTCCATGTCGGGGTTGGGTTGTTTAGTGAACCTCTCATACGAGTATGTCGATCATGGATTGATCGTTGCCCTTTCGGAGAGGTGGCACGTAGAGACTAATACTTTCCACCTACCGATAGGTGAGATGAGTGTCACATTAGATGACGTTATGAATTTGCTCCACCTACCCATCATGGGAcaattttgtgaggttgaggaGTTAGAGTATGATGAGGCTCGATCTTATATCATGGAGCTGCTTGGCGTGGACCACGCTAAAGCTTCAGTTGAGATGAAACAGTCACGTGGTCCAAAAGTTAGGCTCAACTGGCTACACGAGGTCTACCAGGAGTGCATCCAACAGGAGCGTTGGGAGTGTGCTGCTCGGGCATACTTGTTGCATCTGCTTGGATGCACAATTTTTACGAATAAGAGTGCGACTCTAATTCGAGTATCGTATCTCCTTCTCTTGCGAGACTTGAATGCTTGTTCGAGATATGCTTGGGGAGCAGCAGCACTTGCACATACATATGAGCAACTAGGAGATGCTAGCTTCAGTGAGGTCAGACAGATAGCTGGATATTCCACTCTTCTACAG AGTTGGATATATGAGCACTTTCCTACAATGGGAAGGAGGCAAGTGTCTGAGAGGTACACAGAACTTGATCCACATGCTTCACGATACATTCCCCGAGGGTGGGTTGGAGTTTGA
- the LOC108338902 gene encoding dof zinc finger protein DOF2.1 — protein sequence MDPSTGQHQQMSNQSLENMLACSKAQQERKPRPQPEQALKCPRCDSTNTKFCYYNNYSLSQPRYFCKSCRRYWTKGGTLRNVPVGGGCRKNKRSSSSSSSSKRIQDQGFTPNPNNPLTGFPSLSYDSSDLTLALARLQKQSCGQLGYDEHDFSILGNPTSTPCDILGNPGMHHSSTNPGFLDSLRSGFLGTQSNVQNLYYGYGNGDMGEVDNGNACGGGVSGEMMLPYDQEMSVATTQAVTVTTMKQELCNAREQSESRVLWGFPWQLNGDTNMAELDSGRANWNALNSSWHGLLNSPLM from the exons ATGGATCCTTCTACTGGACAACACCAG CAAATGTCTAACCAGTCATTGGAGAACATGTTGGCATGTTCAAAAGCACAGCAGGAGAGGAAGCCAAGGCCTCAGCCAGAACAAGCTCTAAAGTGCCCCAGATGTGACTCCACCAACACCAAATTTTGTTACTACAACAATTACAGCCTTTCCCAGCCAAGGTACTTCTGCAAGTCTTGCAGAAGATATTGGACCAAAGGAGGAACACTGAGGAATGTTCCAGTGGGAGGAGGGTGCAGGAAGAACAAGaggtcatcatcatcatcttcatcttcaaagAGAATCCAAGATCAAGGATTCACACCCAATCCAAACAACCCTCTCACTGGTTTTCCTTCCTTGTCTTATGACTCCAGCGACCTCACTCTTGCACTAGCAAGGCTGCAAAAGCAGTCATGTGGGCAATTGGGTTATGATGAGCATGACTTTTCAATTTTGGGGAATCCCACAAGCACCCCATGTGATATCCTTGGCAACCCTGGCATGCACCACTCTTCCACAAACCCGGGCTTCTTGGATTCTCTTAGAAGTGGGTTCCTTGGAACACAAAGCAATGTTCAGAATCTGTACTATGGATATGGGAATGGGGACATGGGGGAGGTGGACAATGGCAATGCTTGTGGTGGTGGGGTTAGTGGAGAGATGATGCTGCCTTATGATCAAGAAATGAGTGTTGCCACCACCCAAGCAGTCACAGTCACCACCATGAAACAAGAGCTTTGCAATGCCAGGGAGCAAAGTGAGAGTAGGGTGTTGTGGGGTTTCCCATGGCAACTCAATGGAGACACCAACATGGCTGAGCTTGACTCAGGAAGGGCTAATTGGAATGCTCTCAACTCATCCTGGCATGGACTTCTCAATAGTCCTCTAATGTAG
- the LOC108339443 gene encoding uncharacterized protein LOC108339443 translates to MDKYPYLDSEINSDFISEFSYSLKEVGEGDYTDQFFTDKIFPTRADLIEWVRKIAFDLGFVVVTIRSDTATGEAGRKIFILLGCERSGKYRKYKPDVQPSFSGTRKCECPFRLRGKPKGDGWVLKVMCGYHNHELAETLVGHPFAGRLNAAEQSILVDMTNSQVKPSNILLTLKEHNEDNMTTIKQIYNVRYTYKRSLRGSRTEMQQLMMMLDRDKYIQRSRCLDDSDVVSDLFWTHPDSVHLVNSFNIVFLMDTTYKTNKYRLPLLEIVGVTSTGLTFTAAFALLSSECQSNFTWALERVESAYWNLKRLLGSSMGDLCSCWDAMHNVIVLQHNKIKASFEKSLNVNAKKWMTIPDIGYAIANRYNVILVNLHITSEALPIGCYDLLTNINFSDLTED, encoded by the exons aTGGATAAGTATCCATATTTGGATTCTGAAATAAATTCTGATTTTATATCAGAGTTTTCTTATTCTTTAAAAGAAGTGGGTGAGGGTGATTACACAGATCAATTTTTCACTGATAAAATATTCCCAACACGCGCCGATTTAATTGAATGGGTTCGAAAGATTGCATTTGATCTTGGATTTGTTGTCGTCACTATAAGATCTGACACAGCAACTGGTGAAGCTGGTAGaaagatatttattttgttaggcTGTGAAAGAAGCGGGAAGTATAGGAAGTATAAGCCAGATGTTCAACCTAGTTTCTCTGGCACAAGAAAATGTGAGTGTCCGTTTAGGTTGAGGGGTAAACCTAAAGGAGATGGTTGGGTGTTGAAGGTTATGTGCGGCTATCACAACCATGAATTAGCAGAGACTTTGGTCGGTCATCCTTTCGCGGGTAGGTTAAATGCTGCTGAACAATCAATTCTTGTGGACATGACTAATAGTCAAGTAAAGCCGTCAAATATTCTTTTGACTCTGAAAGAACATAATGAAGATAACATGACCACGATAAAGCAAATATATAATGTGAGGTACACGTACAAACGATCTTTGAGAGGGTCTAGAACTGAAATGCAGcaattgatgatgatgttagATAGAGACAAATACATCCAGAGAAGTAGATGTTTGGACGATTCTGACGTGGTAAGTGACTTGTTTTGGACACATCCCGATTCAGTGCACTTAgtcaattcttttaatattgttttcttaatgGATACGACGTACAAGACGAACAAATATCGACTTCCGTTGCTCGAGATTGTGGGAGTCACATCAACTGGTTTGACATTCACAGCCGCCTTTGCATTACTTTCAAGTGAATGCCAAAGTAATTTCACTTGGGCATTGGAAAG GGTTGAGTCTGCGTACTGGAACCTGAAGAGATTATTGGGATCTAGTATGGGAGACCTATGCTCGTGTTGGGATGCTATGCATAACGTCATAGTCCTACAACATAACAAGATCAAGGCGTCCTTTGAAAAAAGTCTGAAC GTTAATGCTAAAAAGTGGATGACCATACCTGACATTGGTTATGCAATTGCAAATCGATACAATGTCATCTTA GTAAACCTCCATATCACAAGTGAAGCATTACCCATTGGATGTTATGATTTACttactaatattaatttttcag ATCTTACAGAAGACtaa